In Candidatus Nitronauta litoralis, one DNA window encodes the following:
- a CDS encoding CpsD/CapB family tyrosine-protein kinase: MSALGPCQEIINSIWTDENKEDRKAILFTGSVKGEGVSGITYNLALVMAEVRAAKVCLIDANFKNPSLHKRLKKENQAGFRDVLTGGCSLSDAIQETEVSNFDIITNGEVDSAKTANVEPNSVRAIIDKLKTRYDFVILDSSSISQDTTPLVLAGQVDGVVLVIRAGKTRYEVVQKSKEQLEFVRAQIFGVVLNRRKYFIPKFIYRNL, from the coding sequence ATGAGTGCCCTGGGCCCCTGTCAGGAAATCATCAATTCCATTTGGACAGATGAAAACAAAGAAGACAGGAAGGCGATTCTATTCACCGGATCGGTAAAAGGGGAAGGTGTCTCTGGGATCACTTACAACCTCGCGCTTGTAATGGCCGAAGTAAGAGCCGCAAAGGTGTGCCTGATCGACGCCAATTTTAAGAACCCTTCTCTCCACAAGAGATTGAAAAAAGAGAACCAGGCTGGGTTCCGTGATGTTCTAACCGGTGGGTGCAGCCTGTCAGATGCTATCCAGGAAACAGAGGTATCAAATTTTGATATAATCACAAACGGTGAAGTTGATTCTGCAAAGACGGCCAATGTCGAACCCAATAGTGTTCGGGCCATCATTGACAAGTTGAAGACGCGTTACGACTTTGTGATACTGGACTCGTCAAGTATCAGCCAGGATACCACTCCACTTGTGCTGGCCGGGCAGGTAGACGGGGTTGTCCTGGTGATCCGGGCTGGCAAAACCCGGTACGAGGTAGTGCAGAAATCAAAAGAGCAGCTTGAGTTCGTCCGTGCCCAAATTTTTGGGGTTGTTCTCAACCGCCGGAAGTATTTTATTCCTAAATTCATTTATCGAAATCTCTAG
- a CDS encoding methyltransferase domain-containing protein, translating into MTEHTERLKAESEFWDKNISEMLSDVERADLQVEDGKFNDKLKPQLPFYGLDKAVKMVVDIFGDLKGKKVLDCGCGNGFMATVLAKHGALVTAIDISEKSVELTRNRALVNGVSDNVNTLVMDFEELEFEDESFDFVVGNFVLHHIEIDKTGPEIKKVLKPGGKAIFIETSAQNKLLMMARDCLTGRYGVPKYGTDDEAPLGLEQTNELNKMFDGKCRLHYPSLVFFRLLSGYISCFKGPTLMRLVYRLDSATYNIFPGLRRFTYYMIVELEK; encoded by the coding sequence ATGACAGAACATACAGAAAGATTAAAAGCGGAAAGCGAATTCTGGGATAAAAACATCTCTGAAATGCTTTCAGATGTAGAACGCGCTGACTTGCAGGTTGAAGACGGCAAGTTTAACGACAAACTCAAACCCCAACTGCCATTTTACGGCCTCGATAAAGCGGTAAAAATGGTCGTGGATATCTTTGGAGACCTTAAAGGCAAAAAAGTCCTGGATTGTGGCTGCGGCAATGGATTCATGGCAACGGTCCTGGCTAAACACGGAGCCCTGGTGACTGCCATTGACATCTCAGAAAAAAGTGTCGAGTTGACCCGAAACCGCGCGCTGGTAAACGGTGTATCGGATAACGTTAATACCTTGGTCATGGACTTTGAAGAGCTCGAATTTGAAGACGAAAGTTTTGATTTTGTCGTTGGCAATTTTGTATTACACCACATAGAAATTGACAAAACCGGACCTGAAATAAAGAAAGTACTTAAACCAGGCGGGAAAGCCATCTTTATTGAAACATCTGCACAAAACAAACTGCTCATGATGGCCCGCGATTGCCTTACCGGCCGTTATGGAGTTCCAAAGTACGGCACGGACGATGAAGCCCCGTTAGGCCTGGAACAAACTAATGAATTGAACAAAATGTTTGATGGAAAATGCAGGCTGCATTATCCCTCTCTGGTTTTTTTCAGACTGCTGTCGGGATATATCAGTTGTTTTAAAGGACCCACCCTGATGCGCCTGGTTTACCGTCTTGATTCTGCTACATACAATATATTCCCAGGACTCCGGCGTTTTACCTACTACATGATTGTAGAACTGGAAAAATGA
- a CDS encoding undecaprenyl-phosphate glucose phosphotransferase yields the protein MFKFNPEMVRNHSGAFVEFSRVTDGLLIILCLWYSCLHYGGVWTQEHMILSMVGAGFFTLAASFNHLYRSWRTSSLFSEIQGICLSWVFACVLITLSVYFFNPDLLFMNTAIFYWFAITTVAFACTRIGIRVALRCLRAFGLNSKTAVILGGTGVGQKIASNLAQTSWMGIRLLGVYDGRFREHGRPLVDGPVPIKGNFDDLIEMAEQGKVDIIYIALPMRAELRIKEMCDRLKNTTSSIYLVPDLSTFDLLHSTWDSLGDLPVVGLIDTPHKGLNILVKRIEDIVISSIILLIISTPLLVIALLVKLTSKGPILFRQTRYGLAGEKFVIWKFRTFKTNEDDASFSQVNKNDDRVTAIGNILRRYSLDELPQFINVLQGRMSIVGPRPHPIPLDEEHRKIVDRYMHRQKVLPGITGWAQVNGYRGLTDSLDKMEKRVEFDLDYINNWSLAFDLKIIFLSIFKGFTGINAH from the coding sequence ATGTTCAAGTTCAATCCAGAAATGGTAAGAAACCATAGCGGAGCCTTTGTTGAGTTCAGCAGGGTTACGGATGGGCTTCTAATCATATTATGCCTCTGGTATTCCTGCCTTCACTATGGTGGCGTATGGACCCAGGAACACATGATCTTATCCATGGTAGGAGCAGGGTTTTTCACATTGGCGGCAAGCTTCAATCACCTGTATCGGTCCTGGAGAACTTCTTCTCTATTTTCCGAAATCCAGGGTATTTGCCTGAGCTGGGTTTTTGCCTGTGTGCTGATCACCTTGTCTGTGTACTTTTTCAATCCTGACCTTCTTTTTATGAACACGGCGATATTTTACTGGTTCGCCATCACCACAGTCGCATTTGCCTGTACCCGTATCGGTATCCGGGTAGCTCTGAGATGCCTGAGGGCTTTTGGCCTTAATTCGAAAACAGCAGTGATTCTTGGGGGAACCGGGGTTGGACAAAAAATAGCGAGCAATCTTGCACAAACTTCGTGGATGGGGATCCGTTTGCTCGGTGTTTATGATGGCCGCTTTCGGGAACACGGTCGTCCTCTGGTCGATGGCCCTGTCCCCATTAAAGGAAATTTTGACGACCTCATTGAGATGGCGGAACAGGGAAAGGTCGACATCATCTACATTGCACTACCAATGAGAGCTGAGCTCAGAATCAAGGAAATGTGTGACCGGTTGAAAAACACAACCTCTTCCATTTACCTGGTGCCCGACCTGTCAACCTTTGACCTACTCCACTCAACATGGGACAGCCTGGGCGACTTGCCGGTTGTTGGCTTGATCGATACACCGCATAAAGGGCTCAACATCCTCGTCAAGCGAATTGAAGACATTGTCATCTCCAGCATTATCCTGTTGATAATCAGCACCCCCCTTCTGGTCATAGCACTATTGGTGAAGCTAACGTCCAAGGGACCCATCTTATTTCGCCAGACACGTTACGGGTTGGCAGGTGAAAAATTTGTAATATGGAAATTCCGGACCTTCAAGACGAATGAAGATGATGCGAGTTTTTCCCAGGTCAACAAAAATGATGATCGGGTGACCGCTATCGGAAATATTTTAAGGCGGTATTCCCTGGACGAATTGCCCCAGTTCATTAATGTACTGCAAGGCAGGATGTCGATTGTTGGCCCGCGTCCTCATCCAATTCCTCTCGATGAAGAGCATCGAAAAATCGTGGATCGCTACATGCATCGTCAAAAAGTATTACCCGGCATCACTGGATGGGCACAAGTCAATGGCTATCGAGGGCTCACAGACAGCCTTGATAAAATGGAAAAACGGGTTGAGTTTGATCTGGATTACATAAACAACTGGTCCCTGGCATTTGATCTCAAGATAATTTTTCTGAGTATCTTCAAAGGCTTCACCGGAATCAATGCCCACTAG
- a CDS encoding oligosaccharide flippase family protein yields MSFILVPKGFLKAKNTDNSTAKELLHFSKWNIGTNIIGILQMQAGFYFVGFYKSAPDVGIFSSAWNLAFGLDLLVFSMLTVFLPKVSKYKSREEFIAFVKQTLKVSVVMVVLLSPIYFFADTLVLTIYSDKYQETILVFQIMFIGTLISLPAHPISLILLSLNKPQIFTYVGIFTMILTCIGNVIAVPEHSAIGAAFVTSIMKVFNGVVLMWACYVLIAAPKQTTTATE; encoded by the coding sequence ATAAGCTTCATCCTTGTTCCTAAAGGTTTCTTAAAAGCAAAGAACACTGACAACAGCACGGCAAAAGAATTACTGCACTTCAGCAAATGGAACATCGGCACCAATATCATAGGCATCCTGCAAATGCAGGCCGGCTTTTATTTTGTTGGTTTTTATAAAAGCGCTCCAGATGTCGGAATCTTTTCAAGCGCCTGGAACCTGGCCTTTGGGCTGGATTTACTTGTGTTCTCAATGTTGACCGTATTTTTGCCAAAAGTAAGTAAATATAAAAGCCGGGAAGAATTCATCGCATTTGTCAAACAGACCCTAAAAGTGTCGGTTGTGATGGTTGTCCTTCTTTCCCCTATTTACTTTTTTGCGGACACTCTGGTTCTTACTATTTATTCTGACAAGTATCAGGAAACCATTCTTGTTTTTCAGATCATGTTTATTGGAACCCTGATCAGCTTGCCGGCACATCCGATCTCTCTCATATTATTGTCCCTCAATAAGCCTCAAATCTTTACCTATGTGGGAATCTTTACTATGATACTCACTTGCATTGGCAACGTTATAGCTGTTCCCGAACATTCTGCGATTGGCGCTGCTTTTGTAACATCTATAATGAAAGTTTTTAACGGTGTCGTCCTGATGTGGGCATGCTATGTCCTGATAGCAGCTCCCAAACAAACAACTACTGCAACGGAATAG
- a CDS encoding polysaccharide deacetylase family protein, giving the protein MLRNLIKKLVKVGCYLIGKFTGSNHIPVFTYHSIDTSKSVLSVSPDTLRKQFEFFRDNGYEPLSLEDYFQYKKQNKSLKNKFLITFDDGYQNLYTHAFPLLKEFSYPAVVFLVTDYVGKTASWIIRDEKIILDRLLPTLSESEVDIEAEKNKLHKTSTYPLLNWEEIEEMSAGGVDFQSHTNTHPFISTLNEQDLENELTRSREIIEKRLNNKVTGFCYPYCDYENPQVSRLLSENGYAGAFVGDQLNGKNQKPDKFHIIRIAVWEFTTYFDLKFFFSPGYRVYKSIAKLAKGKQVYS; this is encoded by the coding sequence ATGCTTCGGAATCTGATAAAAAAACTGGTAAAAGTCGGCTGCTATTTGATTGGCAAGTTTACCGGGTCGAATCACATCCCGGTATTCACCTACCATTCCATAGACACTTCAAAATCCGTCCTCTCCGTCTCTCCTGACACATTAAGAAAACAGTTCGAGTTTTTCCGTGATAACGGTTATGAGCCCCTTTCGCTGGAAGACTACTTCCAGTACAAGAAACAAAACAAGTCTCTAAAAAATAAATTTCTCATCACCTTTGATGATGGCTACCAAAACCTCTACACACACGCCTTTCCCCTCCTGAAGGAATTTTCATATCCTGCGGTAGTGTTTCTGGTAACGGATTACGTCGGAAAAACTGCAAGCTGGATTATCCGTGACGAAAAAATTATTCTGGATCGCCTGCTCCCCACACTTTCAGAGTCGGAAGTAGACATTGAGGCGGAAAAAAACAAGTTGCATAAAACCTCAACATACCCTCTTCTAAATTGGGAGGAAATTGAAGAGATGAGCGCGGGTGGTGTCGATTTTCAATCTCACACAAACACACACCCCTTTATTTCCACACTCAATGAACAAGACCTTGAAAATGAGCTGACCCGGTCCCGCGAAATCATTGAAAAAAGATTGAACAACAAAGTGACAGGTTTTTGTTATCCTTATTGTGACTACGAGAACCCGCAGGTTTCCAGGCTGTTGTCGGAAAACGGTTACGCTGGTGCTTTTGTAGGTGACCAGTTAAACGGAAAAAATCAAAAGCCCGACAAGTTTCACATTATCCGCATTGCTGTTTGGGAATTCACAACGTACTTTGACTTGAAATTTTTCTTCTCCCCCGGTTATCGGGTTTATAAATCGATTGCCAAATTAGCAAAAGGAAAACAGGTTTACAGTTGA
- a CDS encoding glycosyltransferase family 2 protein, which produces MSVDLSIIVVNHNHEKYLEKCFCSILEHQGNIQIEMILVDNVNSPQVSKMMASRFPDVKVIPNKIPMGFAANCNLGFKNSQGRNILFLNPDIEIIKGDLGNLLKKMQETPKVGVVCAELLNSDLTPQYSIRQFPTLAAILFRGFKLGKLFPNASLYKNYLLSGKDRTQSFEIDWGLGAFLMFTRERYEEMNLMDEQFTMYYEDVDLCYRLKLAGYKNYFMPDLQAVHDYQRDSAKKLFSKLKFHHVKSILYFFWKHKFTSVPSCL; this is translated from the coding sequence ATGTCTGTTGACCTTTCCATTATTGTGGTCAACCACAATCACGAAAAGTATCTGGAAAAATGTTTCTGTTCCATTCTTGAACATCAGGGAAATATCCAGATAGAAATGATTCTGGTGGACAACGTCAACAGTCCTCAAGTTAGTAAAATGATGGCTTCTCGTTTTCCAGATGTAAAGGTCATCCCAAACAAAATACCGATGGGTTTTGCTGCCAACTGTAATCTTGGCTTTAAAAACAGTCAGGGCCGTAATATCCTGTTCCTCAACCCAGATATCGAAATCATCAAAGGCGATCTGGGAAACCTTCTGAAAAAAATGCAGGAAACACCCAAAGTTGGTGTTGTGTGCGCTGAGCTTTTAAACTCAGACCTCACTCCTCAATACAGTATCCGGCAATTCCCGACACTGGCTGCAATTTTATTCAGAGGCTTTAAACTGGGCAAACTGTTTCCTAATGCCTCCCTTTACAAAAACTACCTTTTGTCAGGAAAAGACCGGACCCAATCCTTTGAAATAGACTGGGGACTGGGGGCTTTCCTGATGTTCACGCGGGAGCGTTATGAAGAAATGAATTTGATGGACGAACAGTTTACAATGTATTACGAAGATGTAGACCTTTGCTATAGACTGAAATTGGCCGGATACAAAAACTACTTCATGCCTGATCTTCAGGCCGTACACGATTACCAGCGCGACAGTGCAAAAAAGCTTTTCAGTAAACTAAAATTTCACCATGTTAAAAGTATCCTGTATTTTTTCTGGAAACATAAATTCACCTCCGTCCCATCGTGCCTCTAG
- a CDS encoding oligosaccharide flippase family protein has translation MKDFFKSDLFLQVACVLGGQLARTGLGFLSIIMVARLLTVADFGLFSIFMATIAVGVEITGKSLDWALVRFASEHIEKAKDKAYRYFKSVFKMRIVVATLFLILGMLLADFIANTIFQHPEYKNPIFYACMGTIWMSLWWFSLAVIQTKEKFLLHGIINVSNGLVKLAAVAVLFFFNIKELEPMLQAHVVVFF, from the coding sequence ATGAAAGATTTTTTTAAAAGCGATCTCTTCCTGCAGGTAGCGTGTGTGCTTGGAGGGCAACTGGCCCGCACCGGGCTTGGCTTTCTCTCCATTATTATGGTGGCGCGTTTGCTCACTGTTGCTGACTTCGGTCTCTTTTCCATCTTCATGGCCACAATTGCTGTTGGTGTCGAAATCACGGGTAAAAGTCTGGACTGGGCACTGGTACGTTTTGCTTCAGAGCATATTGAAAAAGCCAAGGATAAAGCTTACAGATATTTTAAATCCGTCTTCAAAATGCGGATCGTGGTGGCCACTCTTTTCCTGATACTTGGCATGCTCCTGGCCGATTTCATCGCCAACACGATTTTCCAGCACCCGGAATATAAAAACCCTATTTTCTACGCCTGCATGGGAACGATCTGGATGTCGCTTTGGTGGTTTTCCCTGGCCGTAATCCAAACTAAAGAAAAATTCCTTTTGCATGGCATTATCAATGTTTCAAATGGGCTGGTAAAACTGGCAGCAGTTGCGGTTCTGTTTTTTTTCAATATCAAGGAACTTGAACCTATGCTCCAGGCGCATGTCGTGGTTTTTTTTTAA
- a CDS encoding polysaccharide export protein → MKKNILSSKIETGLRKSIPLLLPFKEEVCGSEACFAKTLDFNCIRWMSCFVATFILMVTSGCTTTEPVTGPPKFEPQSQMLSQVHAGVKIPVNRISIAPGQTPSPLPALPAYVLMPEDEIEVKFHFQPEFNDRMKIRPDGKISLQLIDEVMASGLTPVELDKVLSEKYSKVLVQPELTVIVRNFSGRNVFVGGEVGSPGMIPIKGPLTALQAILQAGGLKNTSEMKNIILLRNQGSKQPLFAKINLDEGVNHTLGKNDIYLKPFDVVFVPKSDIATVNQFVEQYINKLIPNVAKAGFSWIYTLNPTFSGASTLTQ, encoded by the coding sequence ATGAAAAAAAACATTTTATCAAGCAAGATTGAAACTGGTCTAAGAAAAAGCATTCCCTTGCTCCTGCCTTTTAAGGAAGAGGTTTGCGGGAGTGAGGCTTGTTTTGCAAAGACCCTTGATTTTAATTGTATTAGGTGGATGTCTTGTTTTGTTGCGACGTTTATTTTAATGGTGACTTCAGGTTGTACCACCACTGAACCGGTAACCGGGCCTCCAAAATTTGAGCCGCAAAGCCAAATGCTCAGTCAGGTTCATGCTGGAGTCAAGATACCTGTGAATCGGATTTCCATTGCCCCGGGACAAACCCCGTCACCATTGCCAGCACTGCCTGCATACGTTCTCATGCCTGAGGATGAGATCGAAGTGAAGTTTCACTTCCAGCCTGAGTTTAATGACCGGATGAAGATCCGCCCGGATGGCAAAATCTCCCTGCAACTAATTGATGAAGTTATGGCTTCCGGGTTAACACCGGTAGAACTGGACAAAGTCCTGTCTGAAAAATATTCCAAGGTGTTGGTTCAGCCGGAACTTACCGTAATTGTCCGTAATTTTTCTGGACGTAACGTCTTTGTCGGAGGCGAGGTAGGATCTCCAGGGATGATTCCGATTAAAGGTCCACTGACGGCACTGCAGGCAATTTTGCAGGCTGGCGGTTTGAAAAACACCTCAGAAATGAAAAACATCATTTTGCTCCGGAATCAGGGGTCGAAACAACCCCTGTTTGCAAAAATCAATCTGGATGAAGGGGTGAATCATACATTGGGCAAAAACGACATTTATTTGAAACCCTTTGACGTTGTGTTTGTGCCCAAGTCAGATATTGCTACGGTGAATCAATTCGTCGAGCAATATATTAACAAACTGATCCCAAACGTTGCCAAGGCAGGCTTTTCCTGGATATACACGCTGAATCCAACATTCTCGGGTGCATCCACCTTGACCCAGTAA
- a CDS encoding class I SAM-dependent methyltransferase yields the protein MSKYRFTTCVQCEESDGKSLTITSDPFLDRQGEFEVIRCKGCGLVRTRNLPQPDELDLFYRDHYGIFHEIQEETHTPSPEKKNPVKELLKKLGVLALLSQLRVQYDKYAISSVTPKGKILEVGCGIGKIIRPLKEMGAEVVGVEPGPSLAEQAKKAGLEVYCNLFEDFSWEREKFDQVLFSFTLEHIENPKEALEKARSLLKPDGKLHILCPNFNSIERFLFGKNWFCWHLPYHKYYFSQDTLGQLLTNTGFTVTKSKTDFRMDAVIQSMRIAWYQIIKRQKPSFPTNPHYFLMMFSAVFFIPFKLFGMGNLLHVVATPKPIDSKNQ from the coding sequence ATGAGCAAATACCGTTTCACAACTTGCGTTCAATGCGAAGAATCTGATGGAAAATCCCTGACCATCACCAGTGATCCCTTTCTGGATCGACAAGGGGAGTTTGAAGTGATCCGCTGCAAAGGGTGTGGACTGGTCAGAACACGTAACCTGCCCCAGCCCGACGAACTGGATTTGTTTTACCGGGATCATTACGGAATTTTTCATGAAATCCAGGAAGAAACCCACACACCCTCCCCTGAAAAGAAAAACCCTGTAAAAGAACTGTTGAAAAAGCTGGGCGTGCTGGCACTGTTGTCACAGCTCAGGGTTCAGTACGACAAGTACGCCATCTCCTCAGTCACCCCCAAAGGAAAAATTCTGGAAGTGGGCTGCGGAATAGGAAAAATCATTCGCCCCCTAAAGGAAATGGGGGCAGAGGTTGTTGGGGTCGAACCCGGCCCAAGCCTTGCAGAACAGGCCAAAAAGGCTGGTCTGGAGGTTTATTGCAACCTCTTTGAAGACTTTTCCTGGGAAAGGGAAAAATTTGACCAAGTCCTGTTTTCTTTTACCCTCGAACATATAGAGAACCCAAAAGAGGCACTGGAGAAAGCCCGCTCTTTACTGAAACCTGACGGAAAACTTCATATTCTCTGCCCAAATTTCAATTCTATTGAACGATTTTTGTTCGGGAAAAACTGGTTCTGCTGGCATCTCCCCTATCATAAATATTATTTTTCACAAGATACTTTAGGCCAATTACTAACCAACACAGGATTCACTGTTACCAAAAGTAAAACAGATTTTCGGATGGATGCTGTTATCCAATCCATGAGAATCGCCTGGTATCAAATCATCAAACGCCAAAAACCCAGCTTTCCAACCAACCCCCATTATTTTTTAATGATGTTCTCCGCTGTTTTTTTTATCCCATTCAAACTTTTTGGAATGGGAAACCTGCTGCATGTGGTGGCCACACCGAAACCAATAGACAGCAAAAACCAATAA